From a single Ignavibacteria bacterium genomic region:
- a CDS encoding succinylglutamate desuccinylase/aspartoacylase family protein: protein MNRLSFCFLLLTALLLPQKITTPLEESNFKKLTSHAQVLDFIGKLPKTKAPFVTETIAVSAKGREIPILKFSLKEFGTDPAKLKVLLFAQQHGDEPSGKEGALMLIRDLVSGDLSPLLEKLDIAIVPMMNPDGNEGNRRRNGNGADLNRDHLLLLQPENQGLHNFYNRYNFDVSMDVHEYSPYSESWMETGYIKNSDVTAGRLTNINTPEALRNFSENEYLPFLAKYVRSAGFSYAEYTPGGPPEKEYIRHSTYDINDGRQGFGSLGTLSFIQEGKNGIDSVENIKTRSNSQKTGMTAYLKFMFENAGKIKEMVEVEKKKIVDGSPEKVAIQMIHTGNGKKLEMHLLTLATGKDTVVFVNDYRPVVKSVFDVVKPAGYLIPADDKELVNWANRHKFIMTKYSPDKSDRIEEYMITKIDSMDFEGDIVINPGYSTATLTSKELKGDYYLLTTRQLGGNVVVQALEPKSIIGLATYKYFDYLIKAGTKYPVLRLVK, encoded by the coding sequence TTGAACCGTTTATCCTTCTGTTTTCTGCTTCTCACAGCTCTTTTACTGCCCCAAAAAATTACGACCCCACTGGAAGAATCAAATTTTAAAAAGCTGACATCACATGCCCAGGTTCTTGATTTTATTGGCAAACTTCCAAAAACAAAAGCTCCTTTTGTAACAGAAACGATAGCAGTCTCTGCAAAAGGAAGGGAAATTCCCATTCTGAAATTTTCTCTAAAAGAATTTGGTACCGACCCTGCCAAGCTCAAAGTTTTACTGTTTGCCCAACAGCATGGTGATGAACCCTCCGGTAAAGAAGGGGCTCTCATGCTGATCCGCGACCTCGTTTCAGGAGACCTCTCCCCGCTCCTTGAAAAACTTGATATAGCCATTGTACCCATGATGAACCCCGACGGGAATGAGGGTAACAGAAGAAGAAACGGGAATGGTGCCGACCTGAACCGCGATCATCTGCTCCTGTTACAACCCGAGAATCAGGGATTGCACAACTTCTACAATCGTTACAATTTTGATGTCTCGATGGATGTGCATGAGTATTCCCCCTATTCTGAAAGCTGGATGGAAACAGGTTACATAAAAAATTCCGATGTCACCGCCGGAAGATTGACCAACATAAACACACCCGAAGCACTTCGAAATTTCTCTGAAAATGAATATCTCCCTTTCCTGGCGAAATATGTAAGAAGTGCCGGTTTTTCATACGCTGAATATACCCCCGGTGGTCCCCCGGAAAAGGAATATATTAGACACAGTACCTACGACATAAATGACGGCAGACAGGGCTTTGGATCGCTCGGCACACTCTCGTTCATTCAGGAAGGGAAAAACGGCATTGATTCGGTTGAGAACATCAAAACAAGGTCAAACTCGCAAAAAACCGGTATGACTGCATATCTTAAATTTATGTTCGAAAATGCAGGAAAAATCAAGGAAATGGTGGAGGTCGAGAAGAAGAAAATCGTGGATGGATCACCTGAAAAAGTTGCAATTCAAATGATACACACCGGAAACGGTAAAAAACTTGAGATGCACCTTCTCACCTTGGCAACCGGAAAAGACACTGTTGTTTTTGTGAACGACTATCGTCCCGTTGTCAAATCGGTTTTTGATGTGGTGAAACCGGCAGGCTACCTCATTCCCGCTGACGACAAAGAGCTTGTAAACTGGGCTAACCGGCATAAATTTATTATGACAAAATATTCACCCGATAAATCCGATCGTATCGAGGAGTATATGATTACAAAGATTGATTCGATGGATTTTGAAGGAGATATAGTAATTAATCCCGGTTATTCAACTGCCACACTCACTTCAAAGGAACTGAAAGGCGATTATTACCTCCTCACAACCCGGCAGTTGGGTGGAAATGTAGTTGTACAGGCTCTTGAACCAAAAAGTATCATCGGGCTTGCTACTTACAAATACTTTGATTATCTCATAAAAGCAGGAACAAAATATCCTGTACTCAGGCTTGTGAAATAA
- a CDS encoding T9SS type A sorting domain-containing protein — translation MINKYTFFSCIIFTTLLTQTLRAQVPNEILFGTYVASSPDISTLHEYWDTNLVKLGFNSIVQTVVHPVIYDSLRRADPVKWGDNRNSLAGSSFGNIVALNSLWNVSDQTEKQVDWVNILSQGVYNIWEAEGGSGGFESSFIKMYRNEVFSTKVVIEGDTLIKSAGDLWLQDTNSIENTNGIVLIQGPFIYQDKYYKFTHLLATPDKNHINYLAIFKLGIGHRPDTNITACKLRVFARYLNESNQIIDLKLAERIVKTDSLSSEGLTKIILEYNLSGIDDNFFIESGKNPEKLRIDVPASATIYYEVLIPSGTLPSQYGDLYLDNIEVMDRMVWYNYGSSSNRIKQLLTNYNETWQNGDTGNVYQDKIRYFYTMDEPHSYDHFLPYKKVEDVQRTLSNPLRDKMMLTKMYPEFSGNKEGLNVLDTWGKVVKPRKFMFWYFTIFKDDFETQLMQHQLRERLIEAVRHDRDFFFTAQTWGSKMLDRNDYHYYKTPGGVEILGQSIMSLAFGCKGIFYETYYTYKSSHKDWKDYIVEGLVGKDTLDYKTPRANDRGLYDMVGRIGQRLKGELGKTLFKLNYSDWSAYIYNMPRNHGAVQKGRDTYGGGINRVEIYDENELIYPSDKWYSFGVTRLTRKIPFHPYEDYYFFYNANTFSDGDPTEYSQYTDYLKVGLKSFPKKNIRFYNIEGGENYSFTRNLSGIYDTIFRLRINKGDGKLFRLIPVVASTGTLLTDEVIGNGEMITSEGTVRVPSGVTLKIEGSYTLRDSLIIEDGGVLRLEAGSTLTLDSSSSVYCAGNLYINGTAGNGVTINFIQPDESKPNSIYLGRESTGIIKYAEIKNGHTGLSALSGFDTLVIENCRFTNISNSAILLNGAGYDKPLIRHNTYTNCNYAVFASNLSTVVVNSDSANTRSGYCFTGVSDLWFGNNKVTGTQEGVGLTLTGCHGNIYNNSITGHTDGILLANSFPKIGGNEISNNTQRGLVCEYGSVPDLGQFIQAGECEQMYAYPLSGYNTIHDNGGEGTDEMNAEIYLDNSSIIMSGGMNALMDDGTVAIIAGKCPDDPLDLSGNYWGESGYENLTFNLNSSVTYQPEVTTYSPFVSTDCPFVINLSTLSFTDTLHRISNAVPEEGGERAERYMAAGMYDSAYTEYQQMSLTVTNDTTAVNTLPLRGMYRSGKLTSNKSEKLFLLNQKTDSLLGVAADTNVLKTLKKLKVYMEADNDNLPEAQSLASLNTAGTLTPEDRYHAQTEELTIALRGAAQNKAMKNDAGTVTTLNKEGMKSLMKRHGNRFTVRKEQKPVEVITEYSMMQNYPNPFNSSTVIEYALPKEGLVTITLYDIAGRLVKQLVNEQKAPGRYKTVIETGKLASGVYIYAMRVNDISINKKMVILK, via the coding sequence ATGATCAATAAATATACTTTCTTCAGTTGTATTATTTTTACCACTTTATTAACTCAAACCCTGAGGGCACAGGTACCAAACGAAATTCTCTTCGGAACTTATGTAGCAAGTTCACCCGATATAAGTACATTACATGAGTATTGGGATACAAACCTGGTGAAACTTGGTTTTAACAGCATAGTTCAAACAGTGGTTCATCCCGTAATATATGATTCATTAAGAAGAGCAGATCCTGTAAAGTGGGGAGACAACAGGAACTCACTCGCCGGGTCATCGTTTGGTAATATTGTAGCGTTAAACAGCCTGTGGAATGTTTCCGATCAAACTGAGAAGCAGGTTGACTGGGTGAACATCCTTTCACAGGGAGTTTATAATATATGGGAGGCTGAAGGAGGTAGTGGTGGTTTCGAGAGTAGTTTTATTAAGATGTATAGAAATGAAGTTTTCTCAACAAAAGTTGTAATTGAAGGCGACACATTAATTAAAAGTGCTGGCGACCTTTGGTTACAAGATACGAACTCAATAGAAAATACTAATGGAATTGTATTAATCCAAGGTCCATTCATTTATCAGGATAAATATTACAAGTTCACTCATCTCTTGGCTACTCCAGATAAAAATCATATTAACTATTTAGCAATTTTTAAATTAGGGATTGGACATAGACCAGATACTAATATTACTGCGTGTAAATTAAGAGTATTCGCCAGATACCTTAATGAGTCAAACCAAATTATCGATCTTAAACTTGCAGAAAGAATCGTAAAGACCGATAGTTTAAGTTCTGAAGGATTAACTAAAATAATCTTGGAATATAATCTGAGTGGAATAGATGATAATTTTTTTATTGAATCAGGAAAGAATCCAGAAAAATTGAGAATTGATGTGCCAGCATCTGCTACAATATATTATGAGGTTTTGATACCTTCTGGTACATTGCCTTCCCAATATGGAGATTTATACCTTGACAATATCGAAGTGATGGATAGAATGGTGTGGTACAATTACGGAAGTAGTTCAAATAGAATAAAACAATTACTGACCAATTACAACGAAACATGGCAAAATGGTGATACAGGTAATGTTTATCAGGACAAAATCCGTTATTTCTACACAATGGATGAACCGCACAGTTACGACCATTTTCTTCCGTACAAAAAAGTTGAAGATGTTCAACGAACCCTCTCCAACCCGTTGAGAGACAAGATGATGCTGACCAAAATGTATCCGGAATTCAGCGGGAATAAGGAAGGTCTGAATGTTCTAGACACCTGGGGTAAGGTCGTAAAACCCCGAAAGTTCATGTTCTGGTATTTCACAATATTCAAAGATGATTTTGAAACACAATTAATGCAGCACCAGTTAAGAGAGAGACTGATTGAGGCAGTAAGACACGACAGGGACTTTTTCTTCACTGCACAGACATGGGGAAGTAAAATGTTGGATCGCAACGATTACCATTATTATAAAACACCGGGTGGTGTGGAGATACTTGGTCAGTCAATTATGTCTCTTGCATTCGGTTGTAAGGGGATATTCTATGAGACATATTACACATATAAATCCAGTCACAAGGATTGGAAGGATTATATCGTAGAAGGCCTCGTAGGTAAAGACACACTCGATTACAAAACCCCGAGAGCAAACGACAGGGGTTTATATGATATGGTTGGGAGAATCGGACAAAGACTGAAAGGTGAACTTGGCAAAACACTTTTCAAACTGAACTACTCTGATTGGTCGGCGTACATCTACAACATGCCGCGCAACCACGGTGCTGTACAGAAAGGAAGAGACACTTACGGTGGGGGAATAAACCGTGTTGAAATATATGACGAAAACGAACTGATATATCCATCTGACAAATGGTACAGTTTTGGAGTTACAAGACTGACAAGAAAAATACCCTTCCACCCTTACGAAGATTACTACTTTTTTTACAATGCCAACACATTCTCTGATGGTGATCCGACCGAATACAGCCAATACACAGATTACCTTAAGGTTGGATTAAAATCATTTCCAAAGAAAAATATCAGATTTTACAACATAGAGGGTGGTGAAAACTACAGTTTTACCAGGAACCTTAGCGGCATTTATGACACAATTTTCCGTTTAAGGATAAACAAGGGAGACGGAAAACTTTTCAGATTAATTCCGGTGGTTGCATCTACGGGGACCCTTCTGACAGATGAGGTGATTGGTAATGGTGAGATGATTACATCGGAGGGTACGGTAAGGGTTCCATCAGGAGTGACTCTGAAGATAGAGGGGAGTTACACTCTGCGGGACAGTCTTATCATAGAGGATGGAGGAGTACTCAGGCTTGAAGCGGGATCAACACTCACCCTTGATTCATCAAGTTCTGTTTATTGTGCGGGAAACTTGTACATAAATGGAACCGCCGGAAACGGGGTAACGATAAACTTCATTCAACCGGATGAATCGAAGCCAAATTCAATCTATCTCGGGAGAGAATCCACCGGGATAATAAAATATGCAGAGATAAAGAACGGACACACGGGATTATCAGCATTGAGCGGATTTGATACCCTTGTAATAGAGAACTGCAGATTTACCAACATCAGTAATTCAGCCATACTGTTAAACGGGGCAGGATATGACAAACCATTAATAAGGCACAACACTTACACCAATTGTAACTATGCAGTCTTTGCATCGAATCTTTCAACAGTTGTAGTAAACTCTGATTCAGCGAATACGAGGTCGGGTTACTGTTTCACGGGAGTATCGGACCTTTGGTTTGGAAACAACAAGGTGACGGGGACACAAGAGGGGGTGGGCCTCACACTGACGGGTTGTCACGGTAATATATACAACAACAGTATCACAGGTCATACAGACGGTATTCTATTGGCGAACTCATTCCCTAAGATCGGTGGCAATGAGATCAGTAACAATACACAGAGGGGACTGGTTTGTGAGTATGGTTCGGTTCCTGATCTTGGTCAGTTCATTCAGGCGGGAGAATGTGAACAGATGTACGCATACCCTTTGTCAGGATATAACACGATCCATGATAACGGTGGTGAGGGAACCGATGAGATGAACGCAGAGATATATCTCGACAACTCGTCAATTATCATGTCCGGAGGAATGAATGCTTTGATGGATGACGGAACCGTTGCAATCATCGCCGGAAAGTGCCCGGATGATCCGCTTGATCTTTCGGGTAACTACTGGGGGGAGAGCGGATACGAAAACCTGACATTCAACCTGAACTCGAGTGTGACATATCAACCTGAAGTAACAACATACTCACCCTTTGTTTCAACTGACTGCCCGTTCGTAATAAATCTGAGTACATTATCATTCACGGACACGCTGCACAGAATTAGTAATGCAGTACCCGAAGAAGGAGGAGAGCGGGCGGAGAGATATATGGCAGCAGGCATGTACGACAGTGCATATACAGAATACCAACAGATGTCTCTTACCGTAACTAATGATACTACGGCGGTAAACACACTACCTTTGCGAGGGATGTACAGAAGCGGAAAACTAACGAGCAACAAGTCGGAGAAACTGTTCCTTTTGAATCAAAAGACAGATTCATTGCTGGGTGTGGCAGCAGATACCAATGTGTTAAAAACCCTTAAAAAGCTTAAGGTTTATATGGAAGCAGACAACGATAACCTTCCGGAGGCACAGTCGCTAGCCTCTCTGAACACGGCAGGCACACTTACACCCGAAGACCGGTACCACGCTCAGACAGAGGAACTGACGATTGCACTAAGAGGTGCAGCACAGAACAAAGCGATGAAGAATGACGCAGGTACAGTGACAACACTAAATAAAGAGGGTATGAAATCGCTGATGAAGAGGCACGGTAACAGGTTCACGGTCAGGAAAGAACAAAAACCTGTGGAAGTAATTACCGAATACTCAATGATGCAAAACTATCCGAATCCGTTTAACAGTTCAACGGTGATAGAGTACGCACTGCCGAAGGAGGGTCTTGTAACGATTACTCTGTATGACATAGCGGGCAGATTGGTGAAGCAATTAGTAAATGAGCAAAAGGCACCGGGGAGATACAAGACAGTAATTGAGACGGGAAAACTTGCAAGCGGGGTGTATATTTACGCAATGAGAGTGAATGATATAAGCATCAACAAAAAGATGGTGATTTTAAAATGA
- a CDS encoding OsmC family protein, giving the protein MSQVKAYVKQINGISFVGKTDSNHWITMDGPEDFGGSNAGIRPKELMLLALAGCTGSDVVSILQKKRIDVRSFEINITAEMSDDHPKVYTSMNIDYIFKGKGIKESDVERAIELSQTKYCGVTKMYEKAMTITHSFQIHNEE; this is encoded by the coding sequence ATGTCACAAGTAAAAGCTTATGTAAAACAAATAAACGGAATCAGTTTTGTCGGTAAAACCGACTCAAATCACTGGATAACAATGGATGGCCCCGAAGATTTTGGCGGAAGCAACGCCGGAATTCGTCCAAAAGAATTGATGTTACTCGCTCTCGCTGGATGCACAGGGAGTGATGTTGTTTCAATTCTTCAGAAAAAAAGAATTGATGTCAGATCCTTTGAAATTAACATCACAGCAGAAATGTCTGATGATCATCCGAAAGTTTACACTTCGATGAACATCGATTATATCTTTAAGGGTAAGGGAATCAAGGAGTCAGATGTGGAACGGGCAATTGAACTCTCCCAGACCAAGTATTGTGGGGTCACCAAGATGTACGAAAAAGCCATGACTATCACTCATTCCTTCCAAATTCATAACGAAGAATAA
- a CDS encoding DUF72 domain-containing protein, with amino-acid sequence MIKFNIGTAGWSYKDWAPVFYPQKQSSDFNKLTFYSRYFNCAEINSTYYQYAHPGMALEWLKKVEKKDDFLFTVKLHQDFTHKREYVKQNIDAVRSVLNVLVRGERFGGLLIQFPYSFPFNEVTANYLINLNDEFCGYQKFLEVRHKSWDSNDAAKFCREWGLITASIDQPQIGESLPFRFNIVNRRAYIRLHGRNEEGWLKSISNFGKLQSYEAQNERYRYLYSSGEIAELAQIIKRSLHELKEVYVIFNNHPAGNAPANALELIHYIEEKVKVEMPAQMSNYFPALRVISKDLEPELWVQDGVR; translated from the coding sequence ATGATAAAGTTTAATATCGGAACTGCCGGGTGGTCATATAAAGACTGGGCACCCGTGTTTTATCCGCAAAAGCAGAGTTCTGATTTCAACAAGCTCACTTTTTACTCCCGTTATTTTAATTGTGCTGAAATCAACTCCACATACTATCAGTATGCTCATCCCGGTATGGCTCTCGAATGGTTGAAAAAAGTTGAAAAGAAAGATGACTTCCTGTTTACGGTAAAACTTCATCAGGATTTCACCCACAAACGGGAGTATGTGAAGCAAAATATTGATGCGGTCAGGAGCGTCCTCAATGTTCTCGTCAGGGGGGAACGGTTCGGAGGACTGTTGATTCAATTCCCGTATTCCTTCCCTTTCAATGAAGTGACGGCAAACTACCTGATCAATCTGAACGATGAGTTTTGTGGATATCAAAAATTTCTGGAAGTGCGGCACAAATCGTGGGACAGTAATGATGCTGCAAAATTTTGCCGGGAGTGGGGACTCATTACTGCGAGCATCGACCAGCCACAAATCGGAGAATCTTTGCCGTTTCGTTTTAATATCGTGAACAGAAGGGCTTATATCCGTCTCCACGGGAGAAACGAGGAGGGATGGCTAAAGTCGATCTCAAATTTCGGAAAGCTGCAGAGCTATGAAGCTCAAAATGAAAGATACCGCTACCTCTACTCATCAGGTGAAATTGCAGAACTCGCTCAAATCATTAAGCGGTCACTTCATGAGTTGAAAGAAGTGTATGTCATCTTTAATAACCATCCTGCCGGGAATGCACCTGCGAATGCACTCGAGCTTATCCACTACATCGAAGAAAAGGTAAAAGTGGAAATGCCCGCTCAAATGAGCAACTATTTCCCCGCATTGAGGGTAATCAGCAAAGACCTTGAGCCGGAGTTGTGGGTACAAGATGGTGTGAGGTGA
- a CDS encoding ATP-dependent 6-phosphofructokinase, with protein sequence MNSGEIKRIAVNTGGGDAPGLNAVIKAVTMAAIKRGWEVYGIKDGYNGVFLPAHYPNGDGLIRLTPELVKDITAMGGTILGTTNRGNPLKFPMKTANGTVVEVDRSDEIVDGLKRNNIDAVVAIGGDGSLSMANEFAKKGVRIVGVPKTIDNDLDGTSITFGFDTAVSFATECIDRLHYTAKAHKRILVVEVMGRYAGWIALNSGVSGSADVILIPEIPYDIKVVAEHLHNSFTEEKDYAIVVVAEGAFPKDGGYAVIEKEAGKAERLGGAAERVAVQLQDLTKKEVRTAILGHLLRGGSPTTFDRLLSLRFGAAAVRALEEGHSGVMVASAPPRMTYIPIEQAIGKLRLVDPNGDTVRTARELGICFGE encoded by the coding sequence ATGAATAGTGGAGAAATAAAAAGAATTGCAGTTAACACCGGTGGTGGAGATGCCCCCGGACTGAACGCCGTTATAAAGGCGGTAACGATGGCTGCAATCAAAAGAGGATGGGAAGTTTACGGGATCAAAGACGGCTATAACGGCGTTTTTCTTCCGGCTCACTACCCAAACGGAGATGGACTAATAAGACTCACCCCGGAGCTTGTGAAAGATATCACGGCGATGGGTGGTACCATACTCGGCACAACAAACAGAGGAAATCCCCTAAAGTTTCCTATGAAAACTGCCAACGGTACTGTTGTTGAAGTTGACAGATCAGACGAAATAGTTGATGGATTAAAAAGAAATAATATCGATGCAGTAGTTGCTATCGGTGGTGACGGCTCTCTTTCAATGGCAAATGAATTTGCTAAAAAAGGTGTCAGAATTGTCGGCGTGCCCAAAACAATTGACAACGATCTTGACGGAACAAGCATCACTTTCGGTTTCGATACAGCAGTCTCATTTGCGACTGAATGTATCGACAGACTTCACTACACGGCAAAAGCACACAAGAGAATACTCGTAGTTGAAGTGATGGGAAGATATGCAGGCTGGATAGCTCTTAACTCGGGTGTTTCAGGTTCTGCAGATGTTATTCTCATACCCGAGATCCCCTACGACATTAAAGTTGTTGCAGAACATCTTCACAATTCCTTCACAGAAGAGAAAGATTATGCAATAGTTGTCGTGGCTGAAGGTGCTTTCCCAAAAGATGGCGGTTATGCGGTTATCGAAAAGGAAGCCGGAAAAGCTGAACGACTGGGCGGCGCTGCCGAGAGAGTCGCAGTCCAGCTTCAGGATCTCACTAAAAAAGAAGTGAGAACCGCAATACTTGGACATTTGCTTAGAGGCGGAAGCCCTACTACATTTGACCGGCTCCTCTCCCTTAGATTTGGAGCGGCTGCAGTTAGAGCTCTTGAAGAAGGACATTCAGGTGTGATGGTCGCAAGTGCACCACCAAGAATGACTTATATACCAATTGAGCAAGCCATAGGTAAACTCAGACTGGTTGATCCGAACGGTGATACAGTCAGAACTGCCCGTGAACTCGGTATCTGCTTCGGCGAATAA
- the lexA gene encoding transcriptional repressor LexA, with the protein MTRNLTETQQKILQFIIDFRDEKGWPPSLSEIAEKFGYKNRSTVREHLQALEKKGLIQRDEKTARGIELKLDENMFVTRPIIGEAAAGSPVTIYPGAIDTVDLPNMIKIPRESFLLKVKGQSLKDAYIFNGDVIIVNPNVEPVNGQIVAAVLDDGAVVKRYFKKGKNIELVSENPEFLPITVDESYRHFHIVGVVVGIYRSMEAKPNRYS; encoded by the coding sequence ATGACAAGAAATTTAACGGAAACGCAACAGAAGATACTCCAGTTCATCATAGATTTTCGTGATGAAAAAGGGTGGCCCCCGTCTCTATCCGAGATAGCGGAAAAATTCGGCTATAAAAACCGTTCAACAGTACGGGAGCACCTTCAGGCACTGGAGAAAAAGGGACTCATCCAAAGGGATGAAAAAACAGCAAGGGGAATTGAGCTGAAACTCGATGAAAACATGTTCGTAACCCGGCCGATAATCGGTGAGGCTGCTGCGGGAAGTCCCGTTACAATCTATCCGGGAGCAATAGATACGGTTGATCTGCCGAATATGATAAAAATACCAAGGGAGTCGTTCCTTCTGAAGGTGAAGGGGCAGAGTCTTAAGGATGCCTATATCTTCAACGGTGATGTGATCATTGTGAATCCGAATGTGGAACCCGTAAATGGTCAGATTGTTGCGGCTGTGCTCGATGACGGTGCGGTTGTTAAGCGATACTTCAAAAAAGGGAAAAACATTGAACTGGTATCCGAGAATCCGGAGTTTCTCCCGATCACGGTGGATGAGTCATATCGCCACTTCCATATCGTTGGAGTTGTGGTGGGGATATACCGGAGTATGGAAGCCAAACCAAACCGTTATTCTTAA
- a CDS encoding T9SS type A sorting domain-containing protein: protein MGRQGELANGFDVARGIFSNNIIRGCDAAVYPWSVQPLHLINNIIDSCGTIFDLSNSGVLSGNINYNNFYGNGTISNDISKLNPDTLIYTSYDPMYEGTDSSNYRLQMYSPLIDAGDPTILDVDGTRSDIGRYGGPYGQRYEYLDLAPKKPRFTLVTSPPLPSRGDASGTLIKGEGRMEIHWRGGTEADFNSFSLHRGRDPYFIPGELNRIYTGRDTMFTDSLSDPTGNYTYKITAKDNQGLVSKWDSVTVVLTDIAEGGELSPKGVVLYQNYPNPFNPSTTIRFRLEEPGEVILRVYDVNGAIVAVLNNGWLPAGEHERDFTPGKTGTMNDMASGVYFYNLTVRDANLKPLFIRSDKMLFVK from the coding sequence TTGGGTAGACAAGGTGAGTTAGCTAATGGTTTCGATGTAGCACGTGGAATTTTCAGTAACAACATAATTCGCGGTTGTGATGCCGCTGTATATCCTTGGAGCGTGCAACCATTACATCTAATAAACAACATAATCGACTCATGTGGTACAATTTTCGATCTTTCAAATTCAGGAGTTCTTTCAGGAAATATAAATTACAACAACTTCTACGGCAACGGCACAATCTCAAATGACATTTCAAAACTTAATCCCGATACTCTGATCTACACTTCGTATGACCCGATGTATGAGGGTACCGACAGCAGCAACTACCGTCTTCAGATGTATTCCCCCCTCATAGATGCGGGTGACCCGACCATCCTTGATGTTGACGGAACCAGAAGTGACATCGGAAGATATGGCGGTCCCTACGGTCAGAGATACGAATATCTTGATCTTGCACCCAAAAAACCGAGGTTTACTCTTGTTACCTCACCCCCTTTACCCTCCCGTGGGGATGCCTCCGGCACTCTCATAAAAGGCGAGGGGAGAATGGAGATTCACTGGCGGGGAGGTACAGAGGCAGATTTCAATTCATTCTCACTTCACAGGGGGAGAGACCCGTATTTCATCCCGGGAGAATTAAACAGAATATATACGGGCAGAGACACAATGTTTACCGATTCACTCTCAGACCCGACAGGAAACTATACATACAAAATCACAGCGAAGGATAATCAGGGACTCGTAAGTAAATGGGACAGTGTAACGGTGGTACTGACAGACATCGCTGAAGGAGGAGAACTTTCACCCAAGGGAGTGGTACTCTACCAAAACTACCCTAATCCATTCAATCCATCGACAACGATAAGATTCAGGCTTGAAGAACCGGGAGAGGTGATACTGAGGGTTTATGATGTAAACGGAGCGATTGTGGCAGTATTGAACAACGGTTGGCTACCTGCAGGAGAGCATGAGAGGGACTTCACCCCGGGAAAGACAGGGACGATGAATGACATGGCATCAGGAGTCTATTTCTACAACCTCACAGTAAGGGATGCAAACCTGAAACCCCTGTTCATCCGGTCGGATAAGATGCTCTTTGTGAAATAG
- a CDS encoding VOC family protein: MSHHLIAHVEIPATDVERSKKFFEAVFGWDLKEFGNGYLLCNSRQGTTIGVRKVKEVTHGDSPVFHILVDDIEDTTKLIKNNGGSIFKDKTVIPVYGWYAVIQDPDGNKIGLYEAH; the protein is encoded by the coding sequence ATGTCGCATCACCTTATCGCTCATGTTGAAATTCCGGCAACCGATGTTGAAAGATCAAAAAAGTTTTTTGAAGCCGTGTTTGGATGGGACCTAAAAGAGTTTGGTAATGGATATCTGCTTTGCAACAGTCGTCAGGGTACAACCATTGGTGTTCGCAAAGTTAAAGAAGTTACACATGGTGATTCACCTGTATTCCACATTTTGGTTGACGATATAGAGGATACAACAAAACTGATCAAAAATAATGGCGGATCTATCTTCAAGGATAAAACTGTTATCCCTGTTTATGGCTGGTATGCTGTTATTCAAGATCCTGACGGGAATAAGATCGGGCTTTACGAAGCTCATTAA